Proteins encoded by one window of Dokdonella sp.:
- a CDS encoding serine/threonine-protein kinase, whose protein sequence is MPIDPNQFQTGGALHGAVAASLVRECEAAAELQVGDEVGNFRVLRELGRGGMAVVYLAERSDGEYEQRIALKWMQAGQNDAAGEALFRRERQALADLAHPHIARLLDGGRGAQGQPWFAMEYIHGQPLDAHCIATGLPLRQRLERFLEVCSAVAFAHAHGVLHRDIKPSNVLVDGEGGAKLLDFGIAQLLGDNDALATRAFTPGYASPEQVAGEPLTAASDVYQLGRLLAAVLSRDADERDTVARVQATRVLAAAVEGTSEAGIPADLPADLAAILATACHLEPARRYATVEALASDVRAFLDHRPVAARPRTATYLVTRYTQRHPLGVALGALALAVLIVATLAFTHRLAQERDIAQAERDTAQRERDAAERARAASEAINRFLNEDLLDAANPLRRAPGAPDVTVRQALDTAEAQIGKRFAAAPDVHAEVLVTLGVVRYEFGEYERARKLYEAALQAAATLEPAHPARLRAQAEMGALDISEQDFARGIAAFQALAELGARELAQDDPRRWNWRLRLLEARSRQGADVGLHGEFEALAQEADAALGTPNAVSGEARLFIAQGQRMNGTPADGAAAAQRAHDDLSASLGVDHPSTLKALSVLAHGLQARGEYDGAIEAARRAFELQRARYGTDTIDTLFLQNEYGFLLSAVDRMDEAEPVFADLVERRAAMWGENAIQAVPPLSNLAHARMRLGRPSEALGDFQRTMRILDGLPDAPATIRSTVLRGLGDCLRELGRYREAMSALNAGDEVATALGPDDLRRFALQASRGRLLIAMGERERGLRLLDESIAAMQARTTDDNPTLKPLLAARRAMVDTP, encoded by the coding sequence ATGCCCATCGATCCCAACCAGTTTCAAACCGGCGGCGCGCTGCATGGCGCAGTCGCCGCCTCGCTCGTGCGCGAGTGCGAGGCGGCGGCGGAATTGCAGGTGGGCGATGAAGTGGGCAACTTCCGCGTGCTGCGCGAACTGGGCCGGGGCGGCATGGCGGTGGTGTATCTGGCCGAACGCAGCGATGGCGAATACGAGCAGCGCATCGCGCTCAAGTGGATGCAGGCCGGGCAGAACGATGCCGCCGGCGAGGCGCTGTTCCGGCGCGAGCGCCAGGCGCTGGCCGATCTGGCCCATCCGCATATCGCGCGCCTGCTCGATGGCGGGCGCGGTGCGCAGGGCCAGCCGTGGTTTGCGATGGAATACATCCATGGGCAACCGCTGGATGCGCACTGCATTGCCACAGGGTTGCCGCTGCGGCAGCGCCTGGAACGCTTCTTGGAGGTGTGTTCGGCGGTTGCCTTCGCGCACGCGCATGGCGTGCTGCATCGGGACATCAAGCCCTCCAACGTGCTGGTGGATGGCGAAGGCGGCGCGAAGCTGCTGGATTTCGGCATTGCGCAACTGCTGGGTGACAACGATGCGCTGGCCACACGCGCTTTCACGCCCGGCTACGCCAGCCCCGAACAGGTGGCAGGCGAACCGCTGACGGCGGCCTCGGACGTGTACCAGTTGGGTCGCCTGCTGGCTGCCGTGCTGAGCCGCGATGCCGATGAACGCGACACCGTGGCCCGCGTGCAGGCCACACGGGTACTGGCAGCCGCGGTGGAAGGCACGTCAGAGGCGGGCATCCCGGCCGACCTCCCGGCCGACCTGGCCGCGATCCTCGCCACGGCCTGTCATCTCGAACCTGCACGGCGCTACGCCACGGTGGAGGCGCTGGCTTCGGACGTGCGCGCCTTTCTCGATCATCGGCCTGTCGCGGCGCGGCCGCGCACGGCGACTTACCTGGTCACGCGCTACACGCAGCGGCATCCGCTCGGCGTGGCGCTCGGCGCGCTGGCGTTGGCGGTGCTCATCGTGGCCACCCTGGCCTTCACCCATCGTCTGGCACAGGAACGCGACATCGCCCAGGCCGAACGCGATACCGCACAGCGCGAGCGTGATGCCGCCGAGCGTGCACGCGCGGCGAGCGAGGCGATCAATCGCTTCCTCAACGAGGATCTGCTCGATGCCGCCAATCCGCTGCGGCGCGCGCCGGGCGCGCCCGATGTGACGGTGCGGCAGGCGCTGGATACGGCGGAAGCACAGATCGGGAAGCGCTTTGCCGCCGCGCCGGACGTGCACGCGGAGGTACTGGTCACGCTTGGCGTGGTGCGTTACGAGTTCGGCGAGTACGAGCGCGCCCGCAAGCTCTACGAGGCCGCGTTGCAGGCTGCCGCCACGCTGGAACCCGCACATCCGGCACGGCTGCGGGCCCAGGCGGAGATGGGCGCGCTGGACATCAGCGAACAGGACTTCGCGCGCGGCATTGCGGCGTTCCAGGCGCTGGCCGAACTGGGTGCACGCGAACTGGCGCAAGACGATCCGCGCCGGTGGAACTGGCGTCTGCGCCTGCTCGAAGCACGCTCGCGCCAAGGGGCCGATGTGGGCTTGCACGGTGAGTTCGAGGCATTGGCGCAGGAGGCCGACGCCGCGCTGGGGACACCCAATGCGGTTTCCGGCGAGGCGCGCCTGTTTATCGCTCAGGGCCAGCGCATGAACGGCACGCCGGCGGATGGCGCCGCAGCGGCGCAGCGCGCCCACGACGATCTTTCCGCATCCCTCGGGGTGGATCATCCTTCCACGCTCAAGGCCTTGTCGGTGCTGGCGCACGGGCTTCAGGCGCGCGGCGAGTACGACGGGGCCATCGAGGCCGCGCGGCGTGCCTTCGAACTGCAACGCGCGCGCTACGGCACCGACACCATCGACACACTGTTCCTGCAGAACGAGTACGGCTTCCTGCTCAGCGCCGTGGATCGGATGGACGAGGCCGAACCGGTGTTCGCGGATCTGGTCGAACGCCGCGCCGCGATGTGGGGCGAGAACGCAATCCAGGCGGTGCCGCCGCTGAGCAATCTGGCGCACGCGCGCATGCGGCTGGGGCGCCCTAGCGAGGCGCTGGGCGATTTCCAGCGGACGATGCGCATTCTCGACGGGCTGCCCGATGCGCCTGCGACCATCCGCAGCACCGTCCTGCGCGGCTTGGGCGATTGTCTGCGCGAGCTGGGCCGCTATCGGGAGGCGATGAGCGCGCTCAATGCGGGCGATGAAGTCGCCACCGCCCTCGGCCCGGACGACCTGCGCCGCTTCGCGTTGCAGGCCAGCCGTGGGCGTCTCCTGATCGCGATGGGCGAGCGCGAGCGCGGCCTGCGCTTGCTGGACGAGAGCATCGCCGCCATGCAGGCCCGCACCACCGACGACAATCCCACGCTCAAGCCATTGCTCGCGGCGCGGCGCGCGATGGTCGACACGCCGTAG
- a CDS encoding ECF-type sigma factor, whose translation MPGANITRLLDLAGGGDRQAWNRLVELVYPDLKRLARNAFTERNSHTLDTTALVHECYLRLERADGAPRDRGHLMSLAVRIMRQVLIDHARKRLAAKRGGGAPATDVANVQVADTGQFVLLVEIDAALDRLAAVEPRQAQVFECRYFGGLNDADTALALGTSPRTVHRDWDAARAWLAENVG comes from the coding sequence ATGCCAGGTGCCAACATCACCCGATTGCTCGATCTCGCCGGCGGTGGCGACCGCCAGGCGTGGAACCGGCTGGTCGAGCTGGTCTATCCCGACCTCAAGCGGCTGGCGCGCAATGCCTTCACCGAGCGCAACAGCCACACCCTAGATACCACTGCACTGGTACACGAGTGCTACCTGCGCCTGGAGCGTGCCGACGGCGCGCCGCGCGATCGCGGTCATCTGATGTCGCTGGCGGTGCGGATCATGCGCCAGGTGTTGATCGACCATGCGCGCAAACGGCTCGCGGCCAAGCGCGGCGGCGGTGCGCCCGCCACGGACGTCGCCAATGTGCAGGTCGCCGACACCGGCCAGTTCGTCCTGCTGGTGGAAATCGACGCGGCGCTCGACCGCCTCGCCGCAGTCGAACCGCGCCAGGCCCAGGTGTTCGAATGCCGCTACTTCGGCGGCCTCAACGATGCCGATACCGCGCTGGCGCTGGGCACCTCGCCGCGCACCGTGCATCGGGACTGGGATGCGGCGCGGGCGTGGCTGGCGGAGAACGTCGGTTAG